From a single Chitinophaga sp. Cy-1792 genomic region:
- a CDS encoding Fur family transcriptional regulator codes for MGNKQQIAERISALLKDSKLSVTETRTKILELFMKSDGALEHSDFEKLAGKSFDRVTVYRTLQTFLDKGIIHKIPTTDTSVRYAVCKSECTEHHHHDHHVHFRCEACGNTICLDETNVPEIHLPKGFAARNVEVVVSGVCKSCK; via the coding sequence ATGGGCAACAAACAACAAATAGCAGAAAGAATTTCCGCCTTACTGAAGGATAGCAAGCTTAGCGTGACAGAAACCAGAACAAAAATTCTGGAGCTGTTTATGAAGAGTGATGGCGCGCTGGAACATAGCGACTTTGAAAAGCTTGCCGGTAAATCATTTGACAGAGTAACTGTTTATCGTACCCTACAGACCTTCCTCGATAAAGGGATCATACATAAAATACCTACTACGGATACGTCTGTACGTTATGCAGTGTGTAAATCGGAGTGCACCGAACATCACCATCATGATCACCATGTGCATTTCCGTTGTGAAGCATGTGGGAATACCATTTGTTTAGATGAGACGAATGTACCGGAGATACATTTGCCGAAAGGCTTTGCCGCACGTAATGTGGAAGTAGTGGTGAGTGGGGTATGTAAGTCTTGTAAGTAG
- the purN gene encoding phosphoribosylglycinamide formyltransferase: protein MKNIAIFASGAGSNAQKIIDHLRNSPDGKVTLIVCNKPGAGVLDIAEKEGIPSVLIEKEQFFRGDDYVKLLQEKNIDLIVLAGFLWKIPANLVQAFPDKIINIHPALLPKYGGKGMYGHFVHEAVIAAGEKESGITIHFVNEKYDDGAPILQERCVITSEDTPETLAKKVQVLEHQWFPVIVERLLKK from the coding sequence TTGAAAAATATCGCAATATTTGCCTCAGGAGCAGGTAGCAACGCACAGAAGATCATCGATCATCTCAGGAACTCACCCGATGGAAAAGTAACGCTGATCGTTTGTAATAAGCCAGGCGCCGGTGTTTTGGACATTGCTGAAAAAGAAGGTATTCCCTCCGTTCTGATCGAAAAAGAACAGTTCTTCCGCGGCGACGACTACGTTAAACTCTTACAGGAAAAAAATATAGACCTCATTGTGCTGGCAGGATTCCTCTGGAAAATCCCCGCCAACCTGGTGCAGGCATTCCCGGATAAAATTATCAACATACACCCGGCCCTCCTCCCTAAATACGGTGGAAAAGGCATGTACGGGCACTTTGTTCATGAAGCTGTGATTGCCGCCGGCGAAAAAGAAAGCGGTATCACCATTCACTTTGTAAACGAGAAATACGATGATGGCGCACCAATCCTCCAGGAACGTTGTGTCATCACTTCTGAAGATACCCCGGAAACGCTGGCTAAAAAAGTACAGGTACTGGAACACCAATGGTTTCCGGTAATTGTGGAACGATTATTGAAAAAATAA
- a CDS encoding copper resistance protein NlpE N-terminal domain-containing protein: MHKILLFSVLLATMAGCNNNNTQEKQTEIRDNAGKSAQTHLTGTYQGTLPCADCPGMDYQISLYDDHTYSELKSYQGRGLNVAYVETGTWKAVNDSVAMLEQKMDSTSFLASEGKLVLLDKAGKRVEGVLASNYELKPIEGGDIRKLLSDKKTNGVNFYASGNEPFWSLELDKKNIRFKTANGDSIYVPLPGLTMNTDTLKIYKTKDITINIRNTACSDDMSGFMRPNTVQLTIGDKTYSGCGQFIK; encoded by the coding sequence ATGCATAAAATCCTTCTATTCTCCGTATTGCTAGCCACCATGGCCGGTTGTAACAACAATAACACACAAGAAAAACAAACTGAAATCCGTGATAATGCGGGAAAATCTGCCCAAACCCACCTTACCGGCACCTACCAGGGAACCTTACCCTGCGCAGATTGCCCCGGGATGGACTACCAGATATCCCTATACGATGACCACACCTATAGCGAATTAAAATCATATCAGGGAAGAGGACTAAATGTGGCATATGTCGAAACAGGTACCTGGAAGGCGGTTAACGACTCCGTTGCCATGCTGGAACAAAAAATGGACAGCACCTCCTTCCTCGCCTCCGAAGGAAAACTCGTCCTGCTCGACAAAGCCGGCAAGCGGGTCGAAGGCGTACTCGCCAGCAATTATGAACTGAAACCTATAGAAGGGGGTGACATCCGTAAACTCCTCAGCGATAAAAAAACCAATGGCGTGAATTTCTACGCCAGCGGCAACGAACCTTTCTGGTCCCTGGAGCTGGACAAAAAGAATATCCGCTTCAAAACCGCCAACGGCGACAGCATCTATGTTCCGCTGCCCGGCCTGACCATGAACACCGATACGCTGAAAATCTACAAAACAAAAGATATCACCATTAATATAAGGAATACCGCCTGTTCAGATGATATGAGCGGATTTATGAGACCCAACACCGTACAATTAACAATCGGAGATAAAACATATTCCGGATGCGGACAGTTTATTAAGTAG
- a CDS encoding M3 family oligoendopeptidase: MKNLTADIKKLPRHYLPEDFTVTTWDALQPYFEELQQRQINNVSELEQWLKDISELEGVISEDACWRQIKMTCDTTDKSLEEAFAYFCMEIQPKLQPYTDAINKKFLDIPFVKELDQELYKTYIRNTHKQIKLFREENIPIAAELSVMAQQYGAISGKQTITVNGQEYTLQQAAKFLQSSDRSLREEVFMKTSTRRLEDREALDNLYSGLITKRNQVALNAGFENYRDYKFEELGRFDYKKEDCFQFHDAVKTHIVPLVKEVLEEQRRKLELDTLRPWDGDAEPAGIKPLEPFHTGEELVDKAIKTFDELGPFFGNCLRVMKQMKRLDLESRKGKAPGGYNCPLAETGVPFIFMNAAGQMKDLTTMVHEGGHAVHSFLSHHLSLTAFKEYPMEIAEVASMSMELFTMDHWHIFFDDAEELRRAKRQQLERSITIFPWIATIDKFQHWIYENPNHTAEERTAKWNEIQDEFSPNVVDWSGLENIRSIAWQRQLHLFEVPFYYIEYGIAQLGAIAMWKQYKENPQQALDNYVAALSLGNTRTLPELYKAAGIKFDFSPAYVKELIDFVKIEMDKIG; encoded by the coding sequence ATGAAGAATTTAACCGCAGATATAAAGAAACTCCCCCGTCACTATCTCCCCGAAGATTTTACCGTGACCACATGGGATGCATTGCAGCCTTACTTCGAAGAACTGCAGCAACGTCAGATCAATAACGTCAGCGAACTGGAACAATGGCTCAAAGACATCAGCGAACTCGAAGGTGTTATCAGCGAAGATGCCTGCTGGCGCCAGATAAAAATGACATGCGATACCACCGATAAATCGCTGGAAGAGGCCTTCGCATACTTCTGTATGGAAATCCAGCCCAAACTCCAGCCATACACAGATGCCATCAATAAAAAATTCCTGGACATCCCTTTCGTGAAAGAGCTGGACCAGGAACTCTATAAGACGTACATCCGCAATACCCACAAACAAATCAAACTGTTCAGGGAAGAAAATATTCCGATCGCAGCTGAACTCAGCGTGATGGCACAGCAATATGGCGCTATCTCCGGCAAACAGACCATCACCGTTAACGGTCAGGAATATACGCTACAGCAGGCAGCCAAATTCCTCCAGAGCAGCGACAGGTCACTCAGAGAAGAAGTGTTCATGAAAACCAGTACCCGCCGCCTGGAAGACCGCGAAGCACTGGACAACCTCTACTCCGGCCTGATCACCAAGCGTAACCAGGTAGCCCTCAATGCAGGCTTTGAAAACTACCGTGATTATAAATTCGAAGAACTGGGCAGGTTCGACTACAAGAAAGAAGACTGTTTCCAGTTTCACGATGCAGTAAAAACACATATCGTTCCGCTGGTAAAAGAAGTCCTGGAAGAGCAACGCCGCAAGCTGGAACTGGATACCCTGCGCCCATGGGATGGAGACGCAGAACCCGCCGGCATCAAACCGCTGGAACCTTTCCATACCGGTGAAGAACTGGTAGATAAAGCCATCAAAACTTTTGACGAACTGGGACCTTTCTTTGGTAACTGCCTGCGCGTGATGAAACAGATGAAACGCCTGGACCTGGAAAGCCGTAAAGGGAAAGCACCTGGTGGCTATAACTGTCCGCTCGCCGAAACCGGTGTGCCGTTTATCTTCATGAACGCTGCCGGTCAGATGAAAGACCTCACCACCATGGTACATGAAGGTGGCCACGCAGTACATTCCTTCCTCAGCCATCATCTGTCATTAACCGCCTTCAAGGAATACCCTATGGAAATTGCGGAAGTGGCCAGTATGAGTATGGAGCTCTTTACGATGGACCACTGGCATATCTTCTTTGATGATGCAGAAGAGCTGCGCCGCGCAAAACGCCAGCAGCTGGAACGCTCTATCACCATATTCCCATGGATTGCCACCATCGATAAATTCCAGCACTGGATCTACGAAAATCCAAACCATACAGCTGAAGAACGCACCGCTAAATGGAACGAAATCCAGGATGAGTTTTCTCCGAATGTGGTAGACTGGTCAGGACTGGAAAATATCAGGTCTATCGCATGGCAACGCCAGCTGCACCTGTTTGAAGTACCATTCTATTATATCGAATACGGTATTGCCCAGTTAGGTGCCATCGCGATGTGGAAACAGTATAAGGAAAATCCGCAGCAGGCATTGGATAACTACGTAGCGGCATTGAGTCTCGGTAATACCAGAACATTACCTGAACTCTATAAAGCGGCAGGAATTAAATTTGATTTCTCCCCAGCCTACGTAAAAGAGCTGATAGACTTCGTAAAAATCGAAATGGACAAAATCGGATAA
- a CDS encoding GTP-binding protein has product MKKLPVTVLSGFLGAGKTTVLNHVLHNRENIRVAVIVNDMSEVNIDAQLVRNEQVLHKTQEKLVELSNGCICCTLREDLLKEVEKLAAENRFDYLLIESTGISEPIPVAQTFCYVDEENNIDLSAVSKLDTMVTVVDALNFLKDFNSAEKLQDRALTEDNADHRTIVNLLTDQIEFADVIILNKCDMVDEIQLGLLKGIIQRLNSRARIVESIFGKIPLQEILNTGRFDFDATSQSAGWQAELTNEHTPETLEYGISSFVFRSRKPFHPERFWQYINDQWPGNVIRSKGLFWLASRPQVAVNWSQAGGSVRAEKAGYWWCAIPRHRWQLDEETLQTIENRWDEHFADRYNELVIIGQFLDQPLLEKELESCLCTDNEVISYLKGKYFKDPFLID; this is encoded by the coding sequence ATGAAAAAGTTACCAGTAACGGTGCTGAGTGGATTTCTCGGCGCAGGGAAAACTACTGTCCTTAATCACGTACTGCATAACCGCGAAAATATTCGTGTAGCCGTTATCGTGAATGATATGAGCGAAGTAAATATTGATGCGCAGCTGGTCAGGAATGAACAGGTATTACACAAAACACAAGAAAAACTCGTAGAGCTTAGCAACGGCTGCATCTGTTGCACACTACGGGAAGACCTCCTGAAAGAAGTAGAAAAACTGGCTGCGGAAAACCGGTTCGATTATCTCCTGATCGAATCTACCGGCATATCAGAACCAATACCAGTTGCACAAACTTTTTGTTATGTAGATGAAGAAAATAATATCGACCTGTCCGCAGTAAGCAAACTGGATACAATGGTAACGGTAGTGGACGCACTGAACTTTCTGAAAGATTTTAACAGCGCTGAAAAGCTGCAGGACAGAGCCCTGACAGAAGATAATGCCGACCACCGGACTATCGTAAATCTGCTCACAGATCAGATAGAATTTGCAGATGTTATTATCCTGAATAAATGTGATATGGTAGATGAAATACAGTTAGGACTCCTGAAAGGTATTATTCAGCGATTAAATTCCCGTGCAAGAATAGTAGAATCAATTTTTGGAAAAATTCCATTGCAGGAAATATTGAATACAGGCAGATTTGATTTCGATGCAACTTCCCAAAGCGCTGGCTGGCAGGCAGAATTGACGAACGAGCACACGCCTGAAACGCTGGAATATGGCATTTCTTCCTTCGTATTCAGAAGCAGAAAACCGTTTCACCCCGAAAGATTCTGGCAATATATCAATGATCAATGGCCTGGTAATGTAATCAGAAGTAAAGGCTTGTTCTGGCTGGCATCGCGGCCGCAGGTTGCCGTTAACTGGAGTCAGGCCGGCGGTTCCGTCAGGGCCGAAAAAGCCGGTTACTGGTGGTGTGCCATTCCCCGCCACCGCTGGCAACTGGATGAAGAAACGCTTCAGACTATCGAAAACCGATGGGATGAACATTTCGCAGATCGGTACAATGAACTGGTAATAATTGGTCAGTTTCTGGATCAGCCACTCCTGGAAAAAGAGCTGGAAAGCTGCCTCTGTACTGACAATGAGGTGATCTCCTACCTAAAGGGTAAATACTTCAAAGATCCTTTTTTGATCGATTAA
- a CDS encoding MerC domain-containing protein: protein MRERLYARLNLDALGIGASVLCAVHCALLPLFITAIPLLGMALPGHGWMEYAMLSFSFIVGCFALGRGYYLRHRKSQPLLLFILGFICLVAGHFLHWAAAWEATVIAIGAIIIIIAHLLNIRHTRTCDTHKHASSLN, encoded by the coding sequence ATGAGAGAACGACTGTATGCAAGATTGAACCTGGACGCACTGGGTATAGGCGCTTCTGTTTTATGTGCGGTACACTGTGCCCTGCTCCCGCTATTCATAACAGCCATTCCCCTGCTGGGAATGGCGCTACCGGGCCATGGATGGATGGAATATGCAATGTTGTCGTTCTCTTTTATAGTCGGATGTTTTGCCCTGGGCAGAGGGTATTACCTCCGGCACAGAAAGTCTCAGCCTTTGTTGTTGTTTATCCTGGGTTTCATTTGCCTGGTTGCAGGGCATTTCCTGCACTGGGCAGCGGCCTGGGAAGCCACTGTCATCGCCATCGGCGCCATTATCATCATCATTGCACATCTCCTGAACATCCGCCATACCAGGACTTGTGATACACACAAACATGCATCTTCCTTGAATTAA
- a CDS encoding TonB-dependent receptor, whose product MKKIFTLLFLQLFALATYSQQFQLKGKVISNGKPVQFATVAIPALHTGAVTDATGMYTFAVKPGDYVLNISMVGYQTKTLKYTVKAGVHTMPDISLEEDPSKLNEVVVTGVSKSTIARKNPVPIAILGKKEMNQQVNGNLIDAIVKGVPGISAVTTGPNISKPFIRGLGYNRVLTLYDGLRQEGQQWGDEHGIEIDQYGVSRAEVVKGPASLTYGSDALAGVINIIPDIPNSPEGKLSGNFTTEYQTNNGMIGNSLGLSYRHNDWKFALRGSLRTAHNYKNSVDGYVYGTAFREYNLSALAHADKKWGYTHWGVTLYDNMQEIPDGSRDSLTRKFTRQVAEGDEDDIRSRPIVPDDQLHTYRLNPLHQHIQHYRVFNRSMFHLGKGELSTTLGLQQSIRREYNHPVYPSQAGLYVVLNTLNYDVRYNMPTIAGFETSVGINGMYQTNRSKAATDFPIPDYELFDIGGFFFARRSVGKIDISGGLRYDHRNIHWSDFYVDTDKSTGFDFHTKDTVGATLQFPSFRHTYTGISGSLGLTWNISQRVLVKGNIARGYRAPNITEIGSNGLDPGAHIVYLGNRSFKPEFSLQEDLGFLAYLPDADISVELFNNNIQNYIYQARLYDANGEPVVIVPGNVTYSYQQSKARLYGAELAVNLHPRRWSWFSWNNSIAYTEGLNQNQALRDKYGNSAKYLPFIPPMHIRSDVKLTAAKPWGIISGAYVRAGVDIFGAQSKFYGVDDTETYTPGYTLVNMGIGASILNKQKKAVAEVFVQAENLFDVAYQANMNRLKYFEYYSHSPNGRYGIYNMGRNVSMKVIVPF is encoded by the coding sequence ATGAAGAAAATTTTTACGCTACTATTTCTACAACTATTTGCTTTAGCAACCTATAGCCAGCAGTTTCAGCTGAAAGGAAAAGTTATCTCCAATGGAAAACCCGTGCAATTCGCAACTGTAGCCATACCGGCACTGCACACCGGCGCTGTAACCGATGCAACCGGTATGTATACTTTTGCAGTGAAACCCGGAGATTATGTGCTCAATATTTCTATGGTAGGATACCAGACTAAAACGTTGAAATACACGGTGAAGGCTGGTGTTCACACAATGCCGGACATCTCCCTGGAAGAAGACCCTTCCAAACTGAATGAGGTAGTGGTAACAGGTGTTTCCAAAAGTACTATAGCCAGAAAGAACCCAGTGCCTATCGCTATCCTCGGAAAGAAAGAAATGAACCAGCAGGTAAACGGCAACCTGATAGACGCCATCGTGAAGGGGGTGCCCGGCATCAGTGCTGTAACTACCGGCCCAAATATCTCCAAGCCTTTTATCCGTGGCCTTGGCTATAATCGTGTGCTTACCCTGTACGACGGCCTCCGCCAGGAAGGCCAGCAATGGGGCGATGAACACGGTATCGAAATTGATCAGTACGGCGTATCCCGCGCGGAAGTGGTGAAAGGCCCGGCAAGTCTTACCTATGGCTCCGATGCACTGGCTGGTGTTATCAACATCATCCCTGATATTCCTAATTCTCCTGAAGGAAAACTCAGTGGAAACTTTACTACTGAATATCAAACCAATAACGGAATGATTGGTAATTCGCTGGGGCTCTCCTATCGCCATAATGACTGGAAATTCGCATTGAGAGGGAGTTTACGTACTGCGCATAATTATAAAAACAGCGTAGATGGTTATGTATACGGAACTGCCTTCAGGGAATATAACCTGTCAGCCCTCGCACATGCGGATAAGAAATGGGGCTATACGCACTGGGGCGTTACACTATACGATAATATGCAGGAAATCCCCGACGGTAGCCGCGATTCGCTGACCCGCAAATTTACAAGGCAGGTGGCAGAGGGCGATGAGGATGATATCCGCAGCAGGCCCATCGTTCCGGACGATCAGCTGCATACTTATCGCCTGAACCCTTTACACCAGCATATCCAGCATTACAGAGTCTTTAACAGGAGTATGTTCCACCTGGGAAAAGGCGAACTCTCTACCACACTGGGATTGCAGCAAAGCATACGCAGGGAATATAATCATCCGGTTTATCCATCACAGGCAGGACTATACGTAGTTTTAAACACGCTCAATTACGATGTACGGTATAATATGCCGACTATCGCAGGTTTTGAAACAAGTGTAGGTATAAATGGTATGTACCAGACCAACAGAAGTAAGGCTGCTACTGATTTTCCGATTCCTGATTATGAATTGTTTGATATAGGTGGATTCTTTTTCGCACGTCGTTCTGTTGGAAAGATCGATATATCCGGAGGATTGCGTTATGACCATAGAAATATCCATTGGAGTGATTTTTATGTAGATACAGATAAATCCACCGGTTTTGATTTTCATACGAAAGATACTGTGGGCGCCACTTTGCAATTCCCTTCGTTCAGGCATACCTATACTGGCATATCCGGAAGTCTGGGCCTGACATGGAATATTAGTCAGCGTGTACTCGTAAAAGGTAACATTGCAAGAGGTTACCGTGCGCCAAATATTACCGAAATCGGTTCTAATGGCCTCGATCCGGGTGCGCATATTGTTTATCTGGGCAACAGGTCTTTTAAGCCGGAGTTTAGTTTGCAGGAAGATCTCGGTTTTCTGGCATATCTGCCTGATGCAGACATCAGTGTGGAGCTCTTCAATAATAACATTCAAAACTATATCTACCAGGCACGACTATACGATGCAAACGGGGAACCGGTCGTGATTGTTCCGGGAAATGTCACTTATAGTTATCAGCAATCCAAAGCAAGGTTATATGGGGCGGAACTCGCTGTTAACCTGCATCCTCGTCGCTGGTCCTGGTTTAGCTGGAATAACAGTATTGCCTATACGGAGGGATTGAACCAGAATCAGGCATTGCGTGATAAATATGGCAATAGCGCTAAGTATCTTCCATTTATACCGCCAATGCATATACGTTCTGATGTAAAGCTAACGGCGGCGAAGCCATGGGGAATAATCAGCGGTGCCTATGTACGTGCCGGTGTGGATATTTTCGGGGCACAGTCTAAATTTTATGGTGTGGATGATACAGAGACCTACACACCCGGCTATACGCTGGTGAATATGGGCATTGGCGCCAGCATTTTGAATAAGCAGAAAAAGGCGGTGGCGGAAGTCTTTGTACAGGCTGAAAACCTCTTTGATGTTGCTTATCAGGCAAATATGAACAGGCTGAAATACTTTGAATATTACAGTCATTCACCCAACGGGCGTTATGGTATATATAATATGGGAAGAAATGTCAGTATGAAGGTTATTGTTCCTTTTTAG
- a CDS encoding SCO family protein: MSSKAKGLLIFFAVLSVAFLGYAGYVIKGERGTFLGVEKLPVLGAPGHTVPGFSFTDQEGKTRSSEDVKGKIYVAEYFFTTCTGICPKMNANMEKIYDAYKSNPNFLILSHTVDPEHDSIPVLKAYATKHGADSKNWWFLTGNKVDLYRLARQGYLVDDGTPSGDDDFVHTQWFALVDKTGQIRGLYEGTKDRDVYKLIADIDRLMKE, from the coding sequence ATGTCAAGTAAAGCAAAAGGTCTATTAATATTCTTTGCAGTGCTGAGTGTGGCATTTCTGGGATATGCAGGATATGTAATCAAAGGAGAAAGAGGAACATTCCTTGGTGTGGAAAAGCTGCCGGTATTAGGGGCTCCAGGGCATACAGTGCCAGGATTTTCCTTCACTGACCAGGAGGGCAAAACCCGTAGTTCTGAAGATGTCAAAGGTAAAATATACGTTGCTGAATACTTTTTCACCACCTGTACCGGTATTTGTCCGAAGATGAATGCCAACATGGAAAAAATATACGACGCATATAAAAGCAATCCGAATTTCCTGATATTATCACATACCGTTGATCCTGAACATGATAGCATTCCTGTTTTAAAAGCATATGCAACAAAACATGGTGCAGACAGTAAAAACTGGTGGTTCCTCACAGGCAATAAGGTAGATTTATACCGCCTCGCCCGTCAGGGATACCTCGTAGATGACGGCACTCCTAGTGGTGATGATGATTTTGTTCATACACAATGGTTCGCACTGGTAGACAAAACCGGCCAGATCCGTGGTTTATACGAAGGCACCAAAGACAGAGACGTTTATAAGCTGATTGCCGATATAGACAGATTAATGAAAGAATAG